In a genomic window of Leptospira bourretii:
- a CDS encoding helix-turn-helix domain-containing protein — translation MSEPNRIFLERVKLAREYAGLSQEQVSKMLGISRPAVSDIESGKRKVDTNELVLMCEIFNVNSSWLLGEKEDQKDSKLSLAARELSKLQQKDIDKILNLIKSLK, via the coding sequence ATGTCGGAACCGAATAGAATTTTTTTAGAGAGAGTAAAGCTTGCTAGAGAGTATGCGGGTCTTTCCCAAGAGCAAGTATCAAAAATGCTTGGAATATCCCGCCCTGCCGTTTCTGATATTGAATCTGGCAAACGGAAGGTCGATACCAATGAACTAGTGCTAATGTGTGAGATTTTCAATGTTAATTCTTCTTGGTTACTTGGTGAAAAGGAAGATCAGAAAGATTCAAAGTTATCTTTAGCAGCAAGAGAACTATCAAAATTGCAGCAAAAGGATATTGATAAAATTTTGAACTTGATTAAAAGCTTAAAATAA
- a CDS encoding N-6 DNA methylase, which produces MFEQTFKNIDDILHKDAGCSSELDYVEQTSWVLFLKYLDDLEKDKSNAAELAGKTYTNILKPEFQWSKWATPKTKDGKIDHNKALTGDDLKDFVDLKLFPYLKKFKADAEHADSIEYKIGEIFSELKNKIQSGYNLRDVINLIDELRFRTHAEKHEMSHLYESKIANMGNAGRNGGEYYTPRPLIRTIVKVVAPEIGNKIYDGAAGSAGFLCEAFDYLKENKKLTTSDITTLQKKTFYGKEKKSLAYIIGTMNMILHGVEAPNIIHTNTLAENLDDIQEKDRYDIVLANPPFGGKERAEVQQNFPIKTGETAFLFLQHFIKILKAGGRAGIVIKNTFLSNTDNASVSLRKLLLENCNLHTVLDLPGGTFTGAGVKTVVLFFEKGNATKKVWFYQLNLDRNLGKTNALNENDLEEFVTLQKKKADSPNSWSIDVASINSDTYDLSAKNPNKKVETALRQPLEILEEMRSLDEESAKIMESIKGILA; this is translated from the coding sequence ATGTTTGAACAGACATTTAAAAATATAGACGATATTCTCCACAAAGATGCTGGTTGCAGTAGCGAGCTGGATTATGTGGAACAGACTTCTTGGGTGCTTTTCCTCAAATACCTAGACGATCTAGAAAAAGACAAAAGCAATGCCGCTGAACTAGCAGGTAAAACTTATACAAATATCCTAAAACCTGAATTCCAATGGTCAAAATGGGCAACTCCCAAAACTAAAGATGGAAAAATTGACCACAACAAAGCACTGACTGGTGATGACCTGAAGGATTTTGTTGATCTCAAACTCTTTCCCTACTTGAAGAAATTTAAGGCAGATGCAGAACATGCAGATTCCATCGAATACAAGATAGGCGAAATTTTTAGCGAACTAAAAAACAAAATCCAAAGTGGTTATAACCTGCGAGATGTGATCAATTTAATAGATGAACTAAGATTCCGAACTCATGCTGAAAAACATGAGATGAGCCATTTGTATGAATCAAAGATTGCCAATATGGGTAATGCGGGGCGAAATGGTGGTGAATATTATACTCCCCGTCCCTTGATCCGAACCATAGTTAAGGTAGTGGCTCCAGAGATCGGAAATAAAATATATGATGGTGCAGCTGGTTCGGCAGGCTTCTTGTGTGAAGCTTTTGACTACTTAAAGGAAAACAAGAAACTAACCACTTCGGATATCACAACCTTACAAAAGAAAACATTCTATGGAAAAGAGAAGAAGTCACTCGCTTATATCATAGGAACAATGAATATGATTTTGCATGGTGTGGAGGCACCAAACATCATTCACACAAATACCCTTGCGGAAAATTTGGATGATATCCAAGAAAAAGATCGCTATGATATTGTCCTTGCCAACCCACCGTTTGGTGGAAAAGAGAGAGCCGAAGTTCAACAAAACTTTCCAATTAAAACAGGTGAAACGGCATTCCTATTCTTACAACATTTCATTAAAATTCTAAAAGCAGGTGGTCGTGCAGGTATTGTCATCAAAAATACTTTTCTTAGTAATACAGACAACGCATCCGTCAGTCTACGAAAGTTACTTCTTGAAAATTGCAATCTTCATACGGTTTTAGATTTACCAGGTGGAACATTCACTGGTGCAGGTGTAAAAACGGTGGTATTGTTTTTTGAAAAAGGAAATGCCACAAAAAAAGTATGGTTCTACCAACTGAATCTAGATCGTAACCTTGGTAAAACTAATGCTTTGAATGAAAATGACCTAGAGGAATTTGTAACACTTCAAAAGAAAAAAGCAGATAGTCCAAACTCTTGGAGTATTGATGTTGCTTCCATTAACTCAGATACTTATGATTTGAGTGCAAAGAACCCAAATAAAAAAGTAGAGACTGCTTTAAGGCAACCGCTCGAAATTTTGGAAGAGATGCGTTCCCTCGACGAAGAAAGTGCCAAGATTATGGAAAGTATCAAGGGAATTCTAGCATAG
- a CDS encoding virulence RhuM family protein translates to MKDDQSSQILIYQTADGKTKLEVRLEEETVWLTQKKIADLFQTTPQNITLHLKNIFSEGELLESATCKDFLQVQIEGKRSVERLQKHYNLDVIISIGYRIQSNLATKFRIWATQRLKEYIIKGFVLDDERLKNPDVPFDYFDELLRRIQDIRTSEKRFYQKITDIYATSVDYDPTQETSIQFFKTVQNKMHWAITGNTAAEIIANRADSDKPNMGLTNWRGAVVRKQDVGIAKNYLNEEELSALNNLVEQYLVFAEGQAMRRIPMYMNDWIEKLHGFLSLNDRNILNHAGTISHELALEKAEGHYEKYSQKRIRESDQREGEFEKVVKELPVRKVKKS, encoded by the coding sequence ATGAAAGATGACCAGTCCTCTCAAATATTAATTTACCAAACGGCTGACGGAAAAACCAAACTGGAAGTACGGTTAGAAGAAGAGACAGTCTGGTTGACTCAAAAGAAAATTGCAGACCTCTTCCAAACTACTCCCCAGAACATTACCCTTCATCTAAAAAACATATTTTCCGAGGGAGAGCTTTTAGAATCCGCAACTTGTAAGGATTTCTTACAAGTTCAAATCGAAGGGAAAAGGTCGGTTGAACGGCTTCAGAAACATTACAACCTGGATGTTATCATCTCTATTGGATATAGAATCCAAAGTAATCTTGCCACCAAATTTCGTATCTGGGCAACGCAAAGACTAAAGGAATACATCATCAAAGGATTTGTATTAGATGATGAAAGATTGAAGAATCCCGACGTTCCCTTTGATTATTTTGACGAACTACTTCGACGTATCCAAGATATCCGCACATCTGAGAAACGATTCTATCAAAAGATAACAGACATTTATGCGACAAGTGTCGATTATGATCCGACACAAGAAACTAGCATTCAATTTTTCAAAACCGTTCAAAACAAAATGCATTGGGCAATTACTGGAAACACTGCCGCAGAAATTATTGCCAACCGTGCCGACAGCGATAAACCAAACATGGGTCTTACAAACTGGCGAGGAGCCGTTGTTCGTAAGCAAGATGTAGGAATTGCCAAGAACTATCTGAATGAAGAAGAATTGTCTGCATTGAATAACCTAGTGGAACAATATCTCGTGTTTGCTGAGGGTCAAGCTATGCGGAGGATTCCGATGTATATGAATGATTGGATTGAAAAACTGCACGGATTTCTTAGTTTAAATGATCGAAATATTTTGAACCACGCAGGAACTATATCCCACGAACTAGCGTTAGAAAAAGCGGAAGGGCATTATGAAAAATACAGCCAAAAGAGAATTCGTGAGTCGGATCAAAGAGAAGGTGAATTTGAAAAAGTTGTCAAAGAACTTCCAGTTCGCAAAGTGAAGAAAAGTTAA
- a CDS encoding restriction endonuclease subunit S translates to MKTNWEIKKLGEVCNFQNGFAFKSNTYKETGLPILRITNIQNQTLELTDLVYFNSNDYKENFERFKVFKNDLVIAMSGATTGKLGINTTETVFYLNQRVGKFIPKKELAKPFLYYFLTTKVEESLRIAAGAAQPNLSTEQINNFEIPLPPIAEQKRIVAILDEAFSAIAKAKENAERNLKNAKELFESYLQGVFENKGEDWEERTIGEVCSLYQGIAINAKTKHALVIKSELPLLRIKDLRNNTEEQFIDPNNFPKNALVNEEDILYTRTGNSLGLVFRGRRGVLHNNSFKIVPNSSLSRDYFFIWLQNPIFKSKIFDLASKAAQPDITHAIFKIQHIAIPTIKEQHSIVQKFNALSAETKRLEAIYQSKIESLEELKKSILQKAFSGKLTDRCLAV, encoded by the coding sequence ATGAAAACTAATTGGGAAATAAAAAAGTTGGGTGAAGTTTGCAATTTCCAAAATGGCTTTGCCTTCAAAAGCAATACATACAAGGAAACAGGATTACCAATACTTCGAATTACAAACATTCAAAATCAGACTTTAGAACTAACTGATTTGGTTTATTTTAATTCAAATGATTACAAAGAAAACTTTGAAAGGTTTAAAGTTTTCAAAAATGACTTAGTAATTGCTATGTCAGGAGCTACTACTGGAAAACTCGGTATCAATACAACAGAAACTGTTTTTTATCTAAACCAGCGTGTAGGAAAATTTATACCCAAAAAAGAATTAGCTAAACCATTTCTATATTACTTTTTAACAACAAAAGTGGAGGAAAGTTTACGTATAGCAGCAGGTGCAGCACAACCTAATTTAAGCACAGAGCAAATTAATAATTTCGAAATTCCCCTCCCTCCCATCGCAGAACAAAAACGAATTGTAGCAATCCTTGATGAAGCATTTTCTGCAATAGCCAAAGCGAAAGAGAACGCAGAACGGAACCTAAAGAATGCTAAGGAATTGTTTGAAAGTTATTTGCAAGGGGTGTTTGAAAATAAGGGAGAGGATTGGGAGGAGAGGACGATCGGTGAAGTTTGTTCTTTATATCAAGGTATTGCAATAAATGCAAAGACTAAACACGCATTGGTGATAAAAAGTGAGCTTCCTTTATTAAGAATTAAAGATTTAAGAAATAACACTGAAGAACAATTTATTGACCCTAATAATTTTCCTAAAAATGCATTGGTCAATGAAGAAGATATTTTATACACTAGAACTGGAAATTCTTTGGGACTTGTATTTAGAGGGAGAAGAGGAGTACTTCACAATAATTCTTTTAAGATTGTTCCTAATTCCTCATTAAGTAGGGATTATTTTTTTATTTGGTTGCAAAACCCAATTTTTAAATCTAAGATTTTTGATTTAGCTTCAAAAGCAGCTCAACCAGATATCACACATGCCATTTTCAAAATTCAGCATATCGCCATTCCAACCATAAAAGAGCAACATTCAATAGTTCAAAAATTTAATGCCCTCTCTGCCGAAACCAAACGTCTTGAAGCTATCTACCAGTCCAAAATTGAGTCGTTAGAGGAACTAAAGAAATCCATTTTACAAAAAGCATTTAGCGGGAAGTTGACGGATAGGTGTTTGGCGGTATGA
- a CDS encoding DUF3800 domain-containing protein, translating into MHQVYCDETGHGKIRGIGGVSGTKSNLEMLNVKLKRILDRHNKQKVEWKDISGDSQKENVASEMLNSFLLATKENDIRADILCWDTNDSRHAIPGVDDQKNLEFMYYKLLRWIKQIWGEIAPSWEFYPDQNSSVNWDILIEVIENTNLLKRKMEKHSFFSFMENFRRIEIVNHRQMISHDEPLIQLIDLLSGMHRFSIEKGGKYKTEILKSEKNSEHPPLFEVKTDEKKISNGDKSKIRILNTFYKNCSNFSLHISFNQKAYFFSRKPNYPLNFWLYEAKSEFDIAPLKKDSLDR; encoded by the coding sequence ATGCATCAAGTTTATTGCGATGAAACAGGTCATGGTAAGATTCGAGGAATTGGAGGTGTTAGTGGGACGAAATCGAATCTTGAAATGCTAAATGTCAAGTTAAAGAGGATTCTAGATCGGCATAATAAACAAAAGGTAGAATGGAAAGACATTTCTGGAGATTCCCAAAAAGAGAACGTGGCATCCGAGATGCTGAATTCATTCTTACTTGCAACTAAGGAAAATGATATAAGAGCGGATATTCTCTGTTGGGACACCAATGATTCAAGGCACGCAATACCAGGAGTAGATGATCAGAAAAATCTTGAATTTATGTATTATAAACTCTTACGATGGATCAAGCAAATTTGGGGCGAAATCGCCCCTTCTTGGGAATTCTATCCTGACCAAAATTCTAGTGTAAATTGGGATATACTCATAGAAGTCATTGAGAATACAAATTTGTTGAAACGGAAAATGGAAAAACATAGTTTCTTTAGTTTTATGGAAAATTTTCGGAGAATTGAAATTGTAAATCATAGGCAAATGATTTCACACGATGAGCCTCTAATTCAATTAATAGACCTCCTCTCAGGAATGCATCGCTTTTCCATTGAAAAAGGAGGTAAGTATAAGACGGAAATTCTGAAATCCGAAAAAAATAGCGAACATCCTCCACTTTTTGAAGTTAAAACCGATGAAAAAAAAATTTCTAACGGAGATAAATCTAAAATTAGAATATTGAATACATTTTATAAGAATTGTTCAAACTTTAGTCTTCATATTTCATTTAATCAAAAAGCCTACTTCTTCTCAAGGAAGCCAAACTATCCTTTAAATTTTTGGCTCTATGAAGCCAAAAGTGAATTTGACATTGCTCCTTTAAAAAAAGACAGTCTTGACAGGTAA